In one uncultured Cohaesibacter sp. genomic region, the following are encoded:
- the dctP gene encoding TRAP transporter substrate-binding protein DctP, protein MPKASNSAFRLRKWPSAMIEALKANPQKLAFAEVYGALQTGVVDGQENSWVEHLHQEILRSAGWYHRKPTIWCLTTLSSLPSSGGEGLDPEIRDQLKTILDEVTKERNALSTEINLQNRAQILEAGGVVRELNDEQRQAWVDAMKPVWDQFKDDIGQDLIDAALASNN, encoded by the coding sequence ATGCCGAAGGCCTCAAATTCCGCGTTCAGACTTCGGAAGTGGCCGTCGGCGATGATCGAAGCGCTCAAGGCCAATCCGCAGAAACTTGCCTTTGCTGAGGTGTATGGCGCGCTTCAGACCGGCGTTGTTGATGGGCAGGAAAACTCTTGGGTCGAACATCTACACCAAGAAATTCTTCGAAGTGCAGGATGGTATCACCGAAAACCAACCATCTGGTGCTTGACTACCTTGTCGTCACTTCCGTCGAGTGGTGGGGAAGGCCTTGATCCGGAGATCCGCGACCAACTGAAGACCATTCTGGATGAAGTCACCAAGGAGCGGAATGCCCTCTCCACCGAGATCAACCTTCAGAACCGCGCCCAGATTTTGGAAGCCGGTGGCGTGGTCCGCGAGTTGAACGACGAGCAGCGTCAGGCCTGGGTTGATGCCATGAAGCCTGTTTGGGATCAGTTCAAGGATGACATCGGTCAGGACCTGATCGACGCAGCTTTGGCAAGCAACAACTAA
- a CDS encoding sigma-54 dependent transcriptional regulator: MSKQTKILLAEDEEDLRFALAQGLELAGHDVVEFDNASDVREFVSRHLDGILISDIRLGADDGMELMRQVHELDDALPVILITGHGDVPLAVEAMRNGAYDFLEKPFPVVQLVGIVSKALEKRRLVLENRALRQELAEESALEGRLVGQSPYMQRLRAEIMALADTNADILIKGETGSGKEMVARALHEEGRRADKPFVALNCGGLPADIIESELFGHIQGAFTGASTKRIGKLEHANGGTVFLDEIETMPLDLQVKLLRVIEERVVEPLGTNKQIPLDIRFIAATKTDLAEAGRQGRFRPDLYYRLNVVTLEVPPLRERKSDIPDLFNFLAKGARSRYRKEIPDLTASLLDRLLHYDWPGNVRELRNAADRFVLGLPLGLNDEQDQNDQGGHETLADRVGAYEKRLIEEALRANDGSRTETAEALGVGRKTLYEKMKKFDIE; the protein is encoded by the coding sequence ATGAGCAAGCAAACCAAAATCCTGTTGGCAGAAGACGAGGAAGATCTGCGCTTTGCACTGGCTCAGGGCTTGGAGCTTGCCGGGCACGATGTGGTTGAGTTCGACAATGCTTCGGACGTGCGCGAGTTCGTGTCGCGCCACCTCGACGGCATCCTGATCTCGGATATCCGGCTGGGCGCGGATGATGGCATGGAACTCATGCGTCAGGTCCATGAACTCGACGACGCCCTTCCAGTCATTCTCATCACCGGTCATGGTGATGTTCCGCTGGCCGTGGAGGCAATGCGCAACGGTGCCTATGACTTTTTGGAAAAGCCGTTTCCGGTCGTCCAACTGGTTGGCATCGTATCAAAGGCGCTCGAAAAACGTCGGTTGGTGCTCGAGAACCGAGCGTTGCGGCAGGAACTGGCCGAAGAAAGTGCACTTGAAGGTCGGCTGGTTGGACAGTCCCCCTACATGCAGCGCCTCAGGGCCGAAATCATGGCCTTGGCGGACACCAATGCCGACATCCTGATCAAGGGAGAGACCGGATCGGGCAAGGAGATGGTCGCTCGCGCATTGCATGAGGAGGGTCGCCGCGCCGATAAGCCCTTTGTCGCGCTCAATTGCGGGGGGTTGCCCGCCGATATCATCGAAAGCGAGTTGTTCGGACACATTCAGGGTGCCTTTACCGGCGCATCGACCAAGCGCATCGGCAAGCTCGAACACGCCAACGGCGGCACGGTCTTTCTGGACGAGATCGAGACGATGCCGCTCGACCTTCAGGTCAAGCTGTTGCGCGTCATCGAGGAGCGAGTTGTCGAGCCCTTGGGAACCAACAAACAGATCCCGCTCGATATCCGCTTTATTGCCGCGACCAAGACAGATTTGGCAGAGGCGGGCAGACAAGGACGCTTTCGTCCTGACCTCTATTACCGGCTCAATGTCGTCACGCTTGAGGTGCCCCCTTTAAGAGAGCGGAAATCGGACATTCCTGACCTGTTCAACTTCCTCGCCAAAGGGGCGCGCTCCCGCTATCGCAAGGAGATCCCGGATCTGACTGCCAGCCTGCTGGATCGTCTGTTGCACTATGACTGGCCCGGAAACGTGCGCGAGCTCCGGAACGCCGCCGACCGGTTTGTCTTGGGTCTACCGTTGGGTCTAAACGACGAGCAGGACCAGAACGATCAAGGTGGACATGAGACCCTTGCAGATCGTGTTGGGGCCTATGAGAAGCGCCTAATCGAGGAGGCGCTGAGGGCCAATGACGGCAGCCGAACCGAGACCGCCGAGGCCTTGGGCGTCGGGCGCAAAACCCTTTACGAGAAAATGAAGAAGTTCGATATCGAGTAA
- the dctP gene encoding TRAP transporter substrate-binding protein DctP — MAKFERFTKKFRLFDLPFLFKDIDAADRFQVSEAGQTLLDSMQGKGLQGLGYWHNGIKHFSANKPLIKPEDAEGLKFRVQTSEVAVGDDRSAQGQSAETCLC; from the coding sequence CTGGCCAAATTCGAGCGCTTCACCAAGAAATTCCGCCTGTTCGATCTGCCGTTCCTGTTCAAGGACATCGACGCCGCTGACCGCTTCCAGGTGTCCGAAGCGGGCCAGACACTGCTCGATTCCATGCAGGGCAAGGGTCTGCAGGGACTCGGCTACTGGCACAACGGCATCAAGCATTTCTCCGCCAACAAGCCTCTTATCAAACCTGAGGATGCCGAAGGCCTCAAATTCCGCGTTCAGACTTCGGAAGTGGCCGTCGGCGATGATCGAAGCGCTCAAGGCCAATCCGCAGAAACTTGCCTTTGCTGA